One window of the Brevundimonas goettingensis genome contains the following:
- a CDS encoding con-10 family general stress protein: MAEGQTNRPSGVSKRGFASMDPERQREIARKGGASVPSEKRSFSQDRGLAAQAGRKGGEASHGSRRPDDVETQAE, encoded by the coding sequence ATGGCCGAAGGTCAGACCAACCGCCCCTCGGGTGTCTCCAAGCGGGGCTTCGCCTCGATGGACCCGGAACGTCAGCGCGAAATCGCCCGCAAGGGCGGGGCCAGCGTCCCGTCGGAGAAGAGAAGCTTCTCCCAGGACCGCGGTCTGGCCGCACAGGCCGGCCGCAAGGGCGGCGAGGCCTCGCACGGTTCGCGGCGTCCCGACGACGTCGAGACCCAGGCGGAGTAA
- a CDS encoding MBL fold metallo-hydrolase produces the protein MSQSPSPNQAPVGVFITPVTPLQQNCTTVWCTKTMKAAVIDPGGSADAILGEIARRGLTLDQIWITHGHLDHAGGAAEMQEKSGVQIIGPQIEDLFWIEGIPRQGQMYGLPEARTFTPNRWLNDGDVLTLGETTWEVVHCPGHTPGHVVFFNRAIGFAQVGDVLFQGSVGRTDFPKSDPEALIRSITQKLWPLGDGVTFVPGHGPHSTFGQERQTNPFVSDRALLGPRLFREPTGPS, from the coding sequence ATGAGCCAGAGCCCCTCCCCTAACCAAGCCCCTGTGGGCGTCTTCATCACCCCGGTCACGCCGCTGCAGCAGAACTGCACGACCGTCTGGTGCACAAAGACGATGAAGGCCGCCGTGATCGATCCCGGCGGGTCGGCCGACGCCATCCTGGGCGAGATCGCGCGGCGCGGCCTGACGCTGGACCAGATCTGGATCACCCACGGCCACCTCGACCATGCCGGCGGCGCGGCCGAGATGCAGGAGAAGTCGGGCGTCCAGATCATCGGTCCGCAGATCGAGGACCTGTTCTGGATCGAGGGCATTCCGAGGCAGGGTCAGATGTACGGTCTGCCCGAGGCGCGGACCTTCACCCCGAACCGCTGGCTGAACGACGGCGACGTGCTGACGCTCGGCGAGACGACCTGGGAGGTGGTGCACTGCCCGGGCCATACGCCGGGCCATGTGGTCTTCTTCAACCGCGCCATCGGCTTCGCCCAGGTCGGCGACGTCCTGTTCCAGGGCTCGGTCGGCCGGACCGATTTTCCGAAGAGCGACCCCGAGGCGCTGATCCGATCGATCACGCAGAAGCTCTGGCCGCTGGGCGACGGCGTCACCTTCGTGCCGGGCCACGGCCCGCACTCGACCTTCGGTCAGGAGCGGCAGACGAATCCGTTCGTCTCGGACCGTGCATTGCTGGGACCGAGACTGTTCAGAGAGCCGACCGGGCCGTCGTAA